A single window of Stigmatopora nigra isolate UIUO_SnigA chromosome 22, RoL_Snig_1.1, whole genome shotgun sequence DNA harbors:
- the LOC144215605 gene encoding mitogen-activated protein kinase 4-like: MARQDTSCFLHGFDLGAHFVDIRPLGAGGTGLVLSAVDQHTGTRVAIKKLAMRDSVTVKHALREVKITRRLHHENVVRVHEVLTPYGRPPTGDLAQLGALYVIQECMETDLARLLEQGALSTGHATLLFYQLLRGLKFIHSSNVLHRDLKPANIFINTDQLLLKIGDFGLARIVDPHYSHKGYLSEGLVTKWYCSPRLLLSPNNYTKAIDMWAAGCILAEMLTGRMLFAGAHELEQMQLILATVPVIRNEDRQDLLQVMPSCINHGWKIKKPFSVLLPEVNAEAVDFLEQILTFNPMDRLTAEAALSHSFLRQYSCPEDEPTSLHPFRIEDELEEIRVVGHNLSNSPSRSSSIHWDSLSTDLSWHEASGKCHCIPSGYMTSDMENTIEEVQRDPRACCSSLLEEAQVDPRKYSHSSSAERYMEHSHSSLDRASGFGLGDLDCGRSCDYKVGSPSYLDRIAWQDGKPQHYSEPRLILDLSHWKRNTSNPPRPIQPLGGSVEDMREVNVDGEVAGTGTGDLFQEISRWVESTQSRLYSPSPSPSLERHPCYTSSPPVPLTPTDLPTPIFNDLDVESPHLAVEERLSPFPPVTSPSLCSLLPSIPTSPLLPPAMLSTTSSSSPVIQPDESLPVKQKECLFDLDVFISRALKLCRQKKDKCDGKGRREESKQVKINCRLPQTPEHRTPPSSQT, translated from the exons ATGGCCAGACAAGACACATCGTGCTTCCTCCATGGTTTTGACCTCGGCGCCCATTTCGTTGACATCAGGCCCCTCGGTGCAGGAGGCACTGGACTGGTACTGTCGGCCGTGGACCAGCACACAGGAACCCGCGTGGCCATCAAGAAGTTGGCCATGCGCGACTCTGTCACAGTGAAGCACGCGTTGAGGGAGGTGAAGATAACTCGCAGGTTGCATCACGAGAACGTGGTCCGGGTACATGAGGTCCTGACACCTTACGGACGGCCGCCGACTGGGGACCTGGCCCAGCTTGGGGCGCTGTACGTTATCCAGGAATGCATGGAGACGGATTTGGCACGACTGCTGGAGCAAGGAGCACTGTCGACAG GTCACGCCACACTGCTGTTTTACCAGCTGCTGCGGGGCCTCAAGTTCATCCACTCATCCAATGTGCTGCACCGAGACCTGAAGCCTGCCAACATTTTCATCAACACTGACCAACTGCTGCTCAAGATCGGGGATTTTGGCCTTGCCCGGATAGTTGACCCACACTATTCTCATAAG GGTTATCTGTCCGAAGGCCTGGTCACCAAGTGGTATTGCTCCCCTCGACTGCTTCTGTCACCAAACAACTACACAAAGGCTATAGACATGTGGGCTGCAGGCTGCATTCTAGCTGAGATGCTCACTGGACGCATGCTCTTTGCAG GAGCTCACGAGCTTGAGCAGATGCAGCTGATTCTCGCCACAGTACCCGTGATTCGAAATGAGGACAGACAGGACTTGCTACAG GTGATGCCTTCATGTATTAACCATGGCTGGAAAATCAAGAAGCCATTTTCTGTGCTGCTCCCTGAAGTGAATGCAGAAG CTGTGGACTTCCTGGAGCAAATTCTGACATTCAACCCCATGGACCGTCTGACAGCTGAAGCGGCGCTATCCCATTCATTCCTTCGCCAATACTCGTGTCCTGAGGATGAGCCCACCTCATTGCACCCCTTCCGCATTGAGGACGAACTGGAGGAAATTCGGGTCGTAGGGCACAACCTCAGCAACAGTCCCAGCCGGTCATCCAGCATCCACTGGGACAG CTTGTCAACAGATTTGTCCTGGCACGAGGCAAGTGGGAAGTGTCACTGCATACCTTCAGGTTACATGACCTCGGATATGGAGAATACCATAGAAGAAGTGCAGAGGGACCCACGAGCCTGCTGTTCGTCACTTCTAGAAGAAGCCCAG GTGGACCCACGTAAATATTCCCACAGCAGCTCTGCTGAACGCTACATGGAGCACTCCCACTCCTCACTGGACCGAGCATCCGGTTTTGGCCTTGGCGACCTAGACTGTGGCCGCTCTTGTGACTATAAAGTGGGATCACCGTCCTACCTAGATCGGATTGCCTGGCAGGATGGCAAACCTCAGCACTACTCAGAACCACGCCTCATTTTGGATCTGTCGCACTGGAAGCGTAACACCAGCAACCCTCCAAGGCCTATCCAGCCTCTTGGTGGGAGCGTGGAGGACATGAGGGAGGTGAACGTGGATGGCGAGGTTGCAGGGACGGGAACTGGGGATTTATTCCAGGAAATATCCCGCTGGGTGGAGAGCACCCAGTCTCGTCTGTACTCACCCAGTCCCAGTCCATCTCTGGAGCGACACCCCTGCTACACATCCTCCCCACCTGTTCCACTTACGCCTACAGACCTCCCGACCCCCATCTTCAACGACCTGGACGTGGAGTCCCCCCACTTGGCTGTTGAGGAAAGACTCAGCCCCTTCCCACCCGTGACTTCTCCTTCTCTCTGCTCCCTCCTTCCATCCATTCCCAcctctcctcttctccctccagCAATGCTTTCCACTACCAGTTCTTCCTCCCCCGTCATCCAACCAGATGAGTCACTTCCCGTAAAGCAGAAGGAATGCTTATTTGACCTGGACGTGTTCATCTCTCGAGCGTTGAAGCTTTGTCGGCAGAAGAAGGACAAATGCGACGGAAAAGGAAGGCGAGAGGAGAGCAAGCAGGTTAAGATCAACTGCCGGTTGCCCCAAACTCCTGAGCACAGGACTCCACCATCCTCGCAAACTTAA